The region TACTGGCGATTTTTTTAAATTACAACCAGGTGATTCTGCGTTGTTATGTTTGCCCGCAACCTACATAGCTGGAAAAATGATGCTAGTTCGTGCAATAGTACTAGGTTTAGAAATTGATAATGTAAAGCCTACAACCAATCCGATTTTTGATCCTGAAAAGCAGTATGATTTTTGTGCAATGATTCCTGCACAAGTTGAAAAAACATTACACAGAATTAATAATATAAAAATCCTTATTGTAGGAGGTGCTCCAGTATCTTATCAATTAAAAGTCAAGCTTCAAGATTTAAAAACTAAAGTTTTTGAAACCTATGGTATGACAGAAACCATTACACATATTGCTGTCAAACCATTAAATGCTTCTACTGTCTCCTCGAGCGCAGTCGAGAGGTCACACTTCCAAACCCTACCAAATATTACTATCTCACAAAATAAAAATGACTGTTTGGTTATTGAAGCACCACAATTAACAGCCTTTAAAATCGAAACTAATGATATTGTCAAGCTTCATTCCAAAACCAGTTTCCAGTGGTTGGGACGACTAGATAACGTTATCAATTCTGGAGGAGTCAAGTTGTTTCCGGAGCAAATAGAGGCAAAGCTTCAATCAACAATTAATTCGCGATTTTTTATTTCTTCAGAAAAAGATAACACCTTCGGGGAAGTTGCTATTTTAGTTATTGAAGCAGAAGGTAATACACTAAAACCAAACGTGTTTTCTAAGCTAACAGCTATAGAAACCCCTAAAAACGTGTATGCTATATCTCCATTTTCAGAAACATCTTCAGGAAAAATAGACAGAAATAAAACATTAGCACGACTTAAAAAGTAGAGTTTACTCATTCAAAAGTCTACTTCACTCAATATCAGTTTTATAATCTTTTATTTGGTTATAGGTTTGTTTTAAACTTTAAAACTAGCCATTATGAAACTTTTTAGATTATTCTTTTTCTTGATTTCAATTAACCTTATTGCACAAGAAGTACCAAGAATTAAATTGCAAGATTCCACATTTTTAGCATTAAAAGAATTAGACGTTAAAACAGAGGTTGTTGGTAATATTGCAACAACCACATATACTATGAAGTTTTTTAATGGAACAGATCGCGTATTGGAAGGCGAACTTGCTTTTCCGTTAGGACAAGGTCAATCTGTTACTAATTTTGCAATGGATGTTAATGGTAAAATGCGAGATGCTGTTATCGTAGAAAAAGAGCTAGGTCGAGTGGCTTACGAGTCTACAATACGTCAAACCATAGATCCAGGATTATTAGAAATTACAAAAGGTAATAATTATAAGGCTAGAGTATATCCAATTCCTGCTAATGATTATAAATTATTAAGCATAACTTTTGAGCAAGAAATGAATGCTAGCGATGGGAAACACGTCTATGAAATTCCGTTTAACTTTTCAGACCCACTAGATTTCAACTTAGATATTTTAGTATATAATACTAATCAGCAACCGGAAATTAAAAATAAGAATCCGTACAAATTAAAGTTTAAAAATAGTGACGGTGTTTTAAAGGCATCAGTAAATAAAAAAAATACTAAAGTCGACACATCGGTAGTTTTAGAGTTTCTAGTTGGTAATTCTGAAAGTGTAACCACCTACAACAACTATTTTAATGTGTATAAGTTATTTACTCCAAAAACAAGAATTAAGGAAAAGCCTAGTGACATCACTATATATTGGGATGCATCATACTCTATGAAGTTCAGAAATTTGGATGCAGAATTAAAACTTTTAGAATTGTATTTTGAATATTTAGATAATGTTAATGTCAATTTTGTAACCTTTAGTAACAAAATGTCTAAGTCTAAACAATTCAATATTAAAAATGGACATTGGAAAGCGCTTAAAAAGGATATTGAGTCAATAGTTTATGATGGAGGAACGTCTTATTTAGAATTAAAAAACGACACAAATAACGAAATCCTATTTTTTAGTGATGGTATGTTTAATTTAGGACAATTACAAGATACATTTAGAGGGCGATTATATGCTATTAACTCAGTTAAATCAGCTAATCATCAGTTTTTAGAATACACATCAAATCAAAATAATGGAAAATACATCAATTTAAATTTTACTAATCATGATCAGGCTTTACATGCATTAAAAACTGAAGCGTTTAAATTTTTAGGTATTAAAGATAACGACCTAATATCTGAGGTTTTCCCTTTGCCAAATACAACTATTACTAGTGATTTTTCAGTTTCAGGACAGTTTGAAAAAAACACAGATATACAATTAAATTTTGGATATGGAAATCAAGTCACAGAAAGTATTAAGATTACTTTAGAACAATCAAGTTTTAATAGCTTGGTTAAACGTTTGTGGGCAAAGAAAAAGCTTCAAGTATTAAATAATGATAAGGAGGTCAATAAAGATGAAATCATTAAACTTGCCAAAAAAAATCATCTTATTTCAGAGTTTACCTCACTAATCATTTTAGATAGGATTGAAGATTACGTGCGTTATAAAATAGAACCACCTGCAGAATTAAAAGCAGAATACAAACAACGTTTAGCAAATAGGGCATATGAAGACGAAGAGAGGTTTGAAAACATTCAAGATAGAAAAAATCAGCTTGTAGAAGATTATCAAGAATTAATAAAGTGGTATAACACTGTTTACCCAATAGTAACAGTTATTAGCGAACCAAAAAAAATAAACGATACTACAGTAACTGTAACAGAAACTAAAACTTGGGTTGTAGATACTTTACCAGAAATAACACCAACAGTTGCTCCAAATCTACCAACAGTTGCTCCAAGTCCACCAATAGTGAATACTCCAAAATCACAAACAAATTTAGATACTAACAAACGAATTGTATCTGGAGTCATTTCTGATGAAAACGGATTGCCACTTCCTGGTGCATATGTATTAATCAAAGGTACATCAAATGGTACTTCTACAGATTTTGACGGAAACTTTAGTATTAATGCTGAAGTAGGAGATGTTATTGAAGTAGGTTATATTGGGTATGGAACCAAAATAATAACTATTGGTGGCTCAAATAATATTAATTTTTCTCTAGAACCAGACAACAGTTTAGACGAAGTGGTAATTGTTGGTTACGGTACAACAACTACAAAAGCCTTTACAGGTGTAGCATCTACTGTTATTGCAGAAAATATTGAAGTAAAATCATTTACTAACGTAACTCAAGCATTAGCGGGTGAGGTTGCAGGTGTATCAGTTATTAATACTTCTGGACAACCAGGTTCTGTTAATACTGTACGTGTAAGAGGATATGGTTCCCCAATTGGTAATACCTCTCCTTTATATATTGTTGATGGAGTTCCAGTTAATGAATCAGAATTTAAAACTATAGCAACCGATGATATAAACAATATGACTATATTAAAAGATGCTTCCGCCACTTCTCTCTTTGGTAGTAGAGCTGCAAACGGAGTAATTGTTATCACTACTAAAGAAGGTTTAAATACTAATGCTGAGCAAATTCAAGAATTAGATAAAAAAATTAGAGAAGATATAAACTTTAAACCATGGTCGCCAGACAGCGATTACATTAAAATACTATTGGCACAGTCGACTATAAAAGATGCTTATAATAAATATTTAGAACTTAGAATTAAATATAGAAATACGCCATCTTTTTTTATAGATGTCGCAGAGTTTTTCGATTCTAAAAAGGATAAATCACTAGCTATTAAAGTGTTATCTAATTTAGCTGAAATAGATTTAGATAATCACGAAGTAATGCGAGCATTAGCTTATAAATTAGAATATTTTAAGCAATATGATTTAGCATTACACGTGTACAAAGAAGTATTAAAACTAAGACCAGAAGAACCACAATCTACTAGAGATTTAGCTTTGGCTTATGAAAACTTAGGTGACTACCAAAAGGCTTTTGATTTGCTTTATTCGATAGTTGAAGGACAATTAGTTGAAAAAGATTTAGATAAGCGTTTTTATGGCATCGAGCATCTAGCTTTTGTAGAAGCTGGACATCTATTGAATAAATATAGTAAAAGTTTAAATCTTACAGATGCCCAAAGACAACTCATTAAACCAATAGAAGTCGATTTACGTGTCGTTGCAGACTGGAATCATAATGATACAGATTTAGATTTGTGGGTAGACACTCCAGAAGAATATGCTATTAGCTATAAAAACAAAAGATCAGATTATGGAGATAGATTATCTGAAGACATGACTGAAGGGTATGGTCCAGAAGAGTTTATGATTAAAAAAGGACTAAAAGGTGACTACAATATTGAAGTCGATTATTTTGCTGACGAAGTCCAAAAAATATCAGGACCTACAACTTTAAAAATCACCATTTTTAAAAATTATGGTAGTAAAAACGAAACTAAAGAGGTGAGGATTTACAGATTAGACATTGAGAAAGATTTATTAGAAATAGGATCAATAAATTTTAAATAACAAGTTTTTGGTTGTTTACTAGTTATTTAAAATTAAAAAGGAACGTTTTATAACGTTCCTTTTTTTCCCTTTTAAATGTAATTTAGATTTTTAAAAATTCTACTCGTCTGTTATTAGCTTTCTCTTCTGGATTACTATTGGTGTTTAGTGGTTCACTTTCTCCTTTACCTAACGTGGATAACCGTGTTTCATTTATTCCTAGATTAATTAGTGCTTGTTTTACTGCTTCTGCACGTTGTTGCGAAAGACTTAAATTACTTTCTGTGGTCCCATCACTATCTGTATGACCAATAATTTGAAAACTCCAATCTGGATTCTCAGTCATTACTTCTGCTATTTTATTGATAACACCCATTGATTGTGGTTGCATGTCTGCTTTACCAGAATCAAATAATATACCATTGGTAACATATTTTCCTTCAGAAGAAATGCGTTTGTACATTTGTCCTCCTCCATGTGCAATACGTATATTTTTTATTGGAGCATTAAGTTTTTGTTTATTATTAGAGTACCCTCTAAACTGAATAGCTACAACATCAGGCACTACATAAAATTTTGGTAAATTGGATATACGCTTTTCATCATAATACAATTTAAATTTTCCTTTATTGTAAGACATTGCTATATGATGCCAAGCATTCATTTTTCCTAGAGACACCTTTTCTAATGCAAAGCTACTATTAGAGGCATGTCCAGTAGTATTTTTACCATTGCTAAGCATTAATCTAACATCATTGCTAGAAGAATATTTTAACTTTTTTGAGTCAAATATGATTTCTATTTCTGTCCAAAAGTTACTGGCATCAGCACTTTCGACATAAACATCAAATTCAATAGTAAATTCATCTCCTAAATAGTTTGGATTATTAAATAAAGGTGTAATCCTGTTATTATATTCTGCTGTACCTATTATTACTTTTTCACCATTAAATCGTGCAATTTCTGCACCACCTTTAACCAAATCCCATCGTGAAGGAAACTCGCCAACTTCTTCATATCTTAAATCATCATAAAAAATAACTTTTTCGCCAGGAATAAATTTGTAATTACGCCAAATCTCAGGAGTTTTTTGCTCTGAGGAATTATGATTTGGCGATTCTTTTTTATTTTCAGGTTCAGGAGCGTCTTCTTTTCTTTGTTGTTCCTCTTCTTGTTCTTCAGGTATTTTTTCGTCTTTTTTTTCTTCTAATATATCATCGATTTTTTCATCAGCTTTTTGCTCAATCTTTCTTTCAGCTTTTTTTTGAATTTTTTTCCAAATTTGAGCTTCGACAGATTGAAATGAAAAAACTAAAAAGCAAATCGATAAAATTGTAGTTAAGTATTTCATTTTTAACGGATTAATTGTATCTCTAAAATACAAAAAAACGTTTTAAAATTGTTTCAATACCTAAATAAAAGTTTAAACCTGTAAAACTCCCATGTTAAAAGATTTTTCAATAGGAGCGTGGTTTGCAGCTTCAATACCCATACTAATCCATGTTCTGGTGTCTAATGGGTCAATAACAGCATCTGTCCAAATACGGGAAGCCGCATAATAAGGTGATACTTGATTGTCATATCTAGCTTTAATTTTATTGAATAATTCGTCTTCCTTGTCCTTGGTAATGGTTTCGCCTTTCTTTTTTAAAGAAGCAGTTTCAATTTGTAATAGTACTTTTGCAGCACTATTACCACTCATTACAGCTAATTCTGCACTTGGCCAAGCAGCAATTAGTCTAGGATCATAAGCTTTCCCACACATTGCGTAATTACCAGCTCCATAACTATTACCTAAGATAATGGTGAATTTTGGTACCACACTATTACTCACAGCATTCACCATTTTTGCACCATCTTTAATAATTCCAGAATGTTCACTTTTACTACCTACCATAAAACCGGTAACGTCTTGTAAAAACACTAACGGAATCTTTTTCTGGTTACAATTAGCAATAAAGCGTGTGGCTTTATCTGCACTATCATTATAGATAACACCTCCAAATTGCATTTCACCTTTTTTGGTTTTCACTAATGTACGTTGGTTGGCAACAATACCTACAGCCCAACCATCTATTCTGGCATAAGCGGTAATAATGGTTTTTCCGTAACCTTCTTTATATTCATCAAATTCAGATCCATCAACTAAACGTTTGATAATCTCTTTCATGTCATACTGATCTGCTCTAGATTTAGGTAGTATTCCGTAGATATCTTCTGGATTATCTTTTGGTTTTTTACTGTCAGCTCGATTAAAACCGGCTTTGTCATAATCGCCAATTTTATCCACGATGCGCTTAATTTTATTTAGTGCATCTTTATCGTCTTTGGCTTTATAATCGGTTACTCCACTAATTTCGCAATGTGTTGTAGCACCACCCAAAGTTTCGTTATCTATCGTTTCTCCAATAGCAGCTTTAACTAAATAACTTCCAGCAAGGAAGATACTTCCGGTTTTATCAACTATTAATGCTTCGTCACTCATAATTGGTAAATAGGCTCCACCTGCAACACAACTACCCATAACTGCAGCAATTTGGGTAATTCCCATACTACTCATTACCGCATTGTTTCTAAAAATGCGACCAAAATGTTCTTTATCAGGAAATATTTCATCCTGCATTGGTAAATAGACTCCTGCAGAATCCACAAGATATATAATTGGTAATCTGTTCTCTATTGCAATTTCTTGAGCACGTAAATTCTTTTTTCCTGTAATTGGGAACCATGCTCCAGCTTTTACTGTTGCATCATTAGCTACGACAATACATTGTTTTCCTTTGATGTAACCCATTTTAACAACAACACCTCCAGAAGGACAACCACCATGCTCTTCATACATACCATCGCCTGCAAAAGCACCAATTTCTATACTTTTCTTTTTTGAATCTAGAAGATAGTTTATACGTTCTCTAGCAGTCATTTTTCCTTGTCCGTGTAACTTTTCAATACGTTTTTCTCCGCCACCAAGTTTTACTTTGGCTAATCTAGATTTAAGTTCAGAAAGGAGTAGTTTATTATGATCTTCGTTTTTATTGAAGTTAATATCCATTGTTAGAATTTTGTTTGACGTAAAAATACAAAAGATAATAGTCTAATGAAACATCTATTTAATTACTATTTTTTATTTTGAAAAAAAGACTTGTAAGTATCGATTTAATTGAAAATTATTATATTTAGATACATTAAATTTAAATTAACCTACTATGTATTCACTTAAACAGAAATTTACCCTATTGTTATTTCTGCTCTTTTCTGTTCAATTAACTATTGCACAAGAAGATCAATTACTACCCAAAGGATTATCAGCTAAAGAAAGATCCTTAGTTTCTCATTTTCAATTTAAAAGTTCAAGCTCTACTGCTGCACCTTCAGGACCTGTAAGGGCTGCTGCCGAATGGGAAGAAGTAGAATATTTAGTTATTAGATGGACTTCTAATTACCAAAACATATTACGTCAGATTGTTGAAGTAGGTGTAACAGAATGTAAGGTGATAATTGTAACTCAAAACCAGACTTTGGTATCTAATTATTTATCCTCAAACGGAATAGATTTAACTAACGTTTCTTTTTTAAATGCAGCTTCAAATAGCATTTGGATTCGGGATTATGCAGGTAACACCATTTACAGCAATGATGTTGGTCAGCGTGCTTTGGTAGATTGGATTTACAATCGTCCAAGACCAGATGATGATGTTGTTCCTTCAGGACATGCTAGCATGTTAAGTTTACCAATTTATATAACAGATTCTGGGACTAATGATTTAGTAAATACAGGAGGAAATTACATGTCTGATGGTTTAGGAAATGCATTTGCTTCTGAATTGATTTTAGAGGAAAATGAGTTAGGTAACCCATATAACGTTAGTGCTAAAACAGAAATAGATATTGATAATATCATGTTTAATTACATGGGCATTGATAATTATATTAAAATGCCAACATTGCCTTATGACGGTATACATCATATAGACATGCACATGAAACTACTGGATGAAGAGACTTTACTGGTTAGTAAATATCCTGCAGGAGTTGCAGATGGACCACAAATAGAGGCTAATATTCAATATGTTTTGAATAATTTTCAATCGCCTTTCGGGACACCTTATAAAGTAGAATGGATTGATGCACCACCAAGCACAAGTGGATTATATCCAGATAATGGAGGTTATTATCGTACCTATAGTAATTCATTAATATTAAATAAATCCATTCTTGTTCCAACATATAGACCATCTGTAGATGGACCAGCTCTAGCCAAGTATCAAGAGCTAATGCCAGGTTATAATGTTGTTGGGATTGATGTTGACAATTCTGGTGAAAACCTAATTGCTTCCAGTGGAGCAATCCATTGTATTACACATACTATTGGAGTTTCAGAACCTTTATGGATTGTACATCAACCAGTAAATTTAGTAAATGCTGGTACCAATATAACCATTGATGCAATGGTTAAACACGTTTCTGGAATCTCTAGTGCCAAAGTGTTTTGGAGAGAAGAAGGCACAACAACGTTTAATGAAACAAATATGTCATTAGTTAGTGGCGACAATTGGACTGCAAATTTACCATTAGCTGCAAGTGCAACTAATATAGATTATTATATTTCAGCCCAAGCAGTATCTGGAAAAGTGTTAACTAGACCTTTAGTAGCACCTTCTGGGTATTGGACTACAGAAGTCAATACGTTGTCTGCAGAAGAATGGGCAGAAAACAACATCTCTTTGCCTTATCCAAATCCTACAAGAAGTAATGTAACCTTTAATTTAAATAATATTAGTGGAGAAATTGATGTCACTATTTTTAACAGCTTAGGGCAAAGATTGTATTATAACACAATAGTATCTGGTAATGGTGTGATTAATCTAGAGTTGAATGATGATTGGCAAGGTATGCTTCATATTATTTTCGAAGGTGAATTTGGTACAATCAACCGTAAAATCATTAAAATTTAAATAACTTTTTTCAACCTAAAAAGCACCTTAAAATAAGGTGTTTTTTTGTTTCATATTTAATATAAAACAAGGAATTAGTTTCCTTGTAAAATAAATACATTTTTTGTATCTTTGTAAAAAGTAAATATTATGAAAAAAATTATCGCATTTGGAGCAAGTAATAGCTCATCATCTATAAACAAACAATTAGCAACTTACGCATCAACTTTAGTAGAGAATGTTGAAACAGAAGTATTAGATCTAAACGATTTTGATGTGCCAACGTATAGCATAGATATCGAAAAACAATCAGGTATACCAGATAAAGCCCAACAATTTTTTGATAGAATTGGTGCATCAGATGGTGTAATTATATCCTTAGCAGAACATAATGGCGCTTACACAGCAGCATTTAAAAGCTTGTTTGATTGGATGTCAAGAATTGATGTCAAATTATTTCAAGAAAAACCAATGTTATTAATGAGTACCGCTCCTGGACCTAGAGGTGGACTGTCGGTTTTTGAAATGGCAGAAGGTAGGTTTCCTAGGCATGATGCTACAATAGTAGCTAAGTTTAGATTGCCTTCTTTTAACGATAATTTTAAGGACGGAAAAATATCTAACCCAGAATTAAACGATATGCTAAAAGAAGCAATAACCATTTTTAACGACAGTATTAAATAATTAAAATTTATGGTCATGGGAAATTTTGCCAAAGACATTAATTCTAAATTTGAAAATAACAGAATAAAAGCTATGCTTAATATTTTGTACACAGCAAATTACATTTCTAGTTTTCAAAATGAGTTTTTTAAACAATTCGGGTTATCTCCTCAACAGTATAATATTCTCAGAATTTTAAGAGGTGCAAAAAAGCCTATTAAAGTACAGACCATTAAAGACAGAATGGTAGAACGCGCGCCAAATTTAACACGTTTAACAGATAAATTGTGTGATAAAAATTTGATTGTTCGTATTCCATTTCCAGAGGATAGACGCGTGGTGTTAATAGAAATAACAAAGACAGGATTAGAGTTGTTAGACAAGATAAAACCCACAAATCCTACACATAATCTGTTAGACAATTTAACGGAAGAAGAAGCAGGTCAATTAAGTGATTTGCTAGATAAAATGAGATGATTTAAAAAAAGAAAGAAAGGAAAAAAATAATGAAAACAATAGTACACAAAGCAACAGATCGTGGATATGCTAATCATGGTTGGTTACAAGCTAATCATAGTTTTAGCTTTGCACAGTTTTATAATCCAGATAAAATACAATTTGGAGCTTTACGAGTTTTAAACGATGACGTTATAGCGCCTAGTATGGGATTTAGCACACATCCTCATGATAATATGGAAATTATAACCATACCTTTAAAAGGGACGCTTAAGCACAAGGATTCTATGGGTAATAAATGGCAAACCATAGAAGCAGGTGAAGTACAAGTTATGAGTGCTGGTAGCGGTTTAATGCATTCAGAAATGAATGCAAAAACGGATGAGTATTTGAGCTTATTTCAAATTTGGATTTTACCAAATAAGCAAAATGTAGAACCACGATATGATCAACAGTTTTTTAAAGCTCAAGACCGTAAAGGACAATTACAAACCTTAGTGACATCAATAGACAATCAAGCGGAAGGTTTGAAAATTCACCAAGATGCTAAAATATCTAGAATAGATTTAGATGAAGGCACTTCATTTACTTATCAATCTTTAAGTAAAAAGCATGGGACTTATGTTATGAATATTACAGGTGAAGTTTCAGTTGAAAATAACGTATTAGAGTCTCGTGATGCTATAGGAGTTTCAAATACTACAGATTTTTCAATACAATCTAAAACTCCTTCACAGTTATTATTTATTGAAGTTCCGATGTAAACTTACAACTTGAATTATATTAAAAAAGCATCCTAATTAGGATGCTTTTTTTGTTAAAATACACGATATTTGTATTTCACATTTTATTAAAATAGGATTATGGCAATGAATAAAAACACAGTGTTAGCTTGGGCTACCACAATTATGGTAATAGTAGGATTAGGCTTAATAGCATTAGGTGCTTTTAGGTACGATGATGTTGCAGGATGGGGTTTTGCAGCTGTAGGTATTGGTTTTTTTGCTATTGCTTGGGTGTTTAATGCATTGAAAGGAAGGGTTTAAAAACCAAATAACAGGTGGCTTAAAACGTAAAGTTTTAAGCCATTTACATTTTAGACATAAAAACATTAAAAATTAAAAGTTAGAGTATAGTTATGAGCGATGATAAAAAAGTAATATTCTCAATGTCTGGGTTGACTAAAACGTTTCCTAGTGCACAAACTCCTGTACTTAAAAATATATATTTAAGTTTCTTTTATGGAGCTAAAATCGGAATCTTAGGTCTTAATGGTTCTGGTAAATCGACACTATTAAAAATAATAGCAGGTGTTGATAAAAACTATCAAGGTGATGTTGTGTTTTCTCCAGGATATACGGTCGGCTACTTAGAACAAGATCCACAATTGGATAATGATAAAACGGTTATGGAAATTGTACGTGAAGGTGCAGCAGAAACTGTTGCAATCCTTGACGAATATAATAGTATTAATGATCAATTTGGTTTAGAAGAAGTCTATAGCAATCCAGACAAAATGGAAAAGCTAATGAATCGTCAAGCTGAGCTACAAGATCAAATTGATGCTGCTAACGCATGGGAGTTAGATACCAAACTAGAAATAGCAATGGACGCCTTACGTACACCAGATGGCGACAAAAAAATAGGAGTATTATCTGGAGGAGAACGACGTCGTGTGGCTTTATGTCGCTTATTATTACAAGAACCAGATGTGTTATTGTTAGATGAGCCAACCAACCACTTAGATGCAGAGTCTGTACATTGGTTAGAGCATCATTTAGCTCAATATAAAGGAACGGTTATAGCTGTAACGCACGATAGATACTTTTTAGATAATGTCGCAGGTTGGATTTTAGAATTAGATAGAGGTGAAGGTATTCCATGGAAAGGGAATTACTCATCTTGGTTGGACCAAAAATCTAAACGATTAGCTCAAGAAAGTAAAACAGCTTCTAAACGTCAAAAAACATTAGAACGAGAATTGGAATGGGTGCGTCAAGGTGCGAAAGGACGACAAACAAAGCAGAAAGCACGTTTGAAGAACTATGACAAGTTAATGAGTCAAGATCAAAAGCAATTAGATGAAAAACTTGAAATATACATCCCAAATGGACCAAGATTAGGGACTAACGTTATTGAAGCTATTGGAGTTAGTAAAGCTTACGATGATAAATTATTATACGAAGATTTAAACTTCAACTTGCCACAAGCTGGAATTGTTGGTGTTATTGGTCCAAATGGAGCTGGTAAAACTACCATTTTCAGAATGATAATGGGAGAAGAAACACCTGATAAAGGCGAATTTAAGATTGGAGAAACCGCTAAAGTCGCTTATGTCGATCAAGCACACTCTAACATAGATCCTGAAAAATCGATTTGGCAAAACTTTAGTGACGAGCAAGAATTGGTATTAATGGGAGGAAAAGAAGTAAATTCTAGAGCCTATTTAAGTCGATTTAACTTTTCTGGTAGCGAACAAAATAAGAAAGTAAAATTACTATCTGGAGGAGAGCGTAACCGTTTACATCTAGCAATGACGCTTAAAGAAGAAGGTAATGTATTACTTTTAGATGAACCTACTAATGATTTAGATGTCAACACATTACGTGCATTAGAAGAAGGTCTAGAAAACTTTGCTGGATGTGCAGTAGTAATCTCTCACGACAGATGGTTTTTAGATAGAATTTGTACACATATTTTAGCGTT is a window of Olleya sp. YS DNA encoding:
- a CDS encoding pirin family protein; the protein is MKTIVHKATDRGYANHGWLQANHSFSFAQFYNPDKIQFGALRVLNDDVIAPSMGFSTHPHDNMEIITIPLKGTLKHKDSMGNKWQTIEAGEVQVMSAGSGLMHSEMNAKTDEYLSLFQIWILPNKQNVEPRYDQQFFKAQDRKGQLQTLVTSIDNQAEGLKIHQDAKISRIDLDEGTSFTYQSLSKKHGTYVMNITGEVSVENNVLESRDAIGVSNTTDFSIQSKTPSQLLFIEVPM
- a CDS encoding CAL67264 family membrane protein codes for the protein MAMNKNTVLAWATTIMVIVGLGLIALGAFRYDDVAGWGFAAVGIGFFAIAWVFNALKGRV
- the ettA gene encoding energy-dependent translational throttle protein EttA codes for the protein MSDDKKVIFSMSGLTKTFPSAQTPVLKNIYLSFFYGAKIGILGLNGSGKSTLLKIIAGVDKNYQGDVVFSPGYTVGYLEQDPQLDNDKTVMEIVREGAAETVAILDEYNSINDQFGLEEVYSNPDKMEKLMNRQAELQDQIDAANAWELDTKLEIAMDALRTPDGDKKIGVLSGGERRRVALCRLLLQEPDVLLLDEPTNHLDAESVHWLEHHLAQYKGTVIAVTHDRYFLDNVAGWILELDRGEGIPWKGNYSSWLDQKSKRLAQESKTASKRQKTLERELEWVRQGAKGRQTKQKARLKNYDKLMSQDQKQLDEKLEIYIPNGPRLGTNVIEAIGVSKAYDDKLLYEDLNFNLPQAGIVGVIGPNGAGKTTIFRMIMGEETPDKGEFKIGETAKVAYVDQAHSNIDPEKSIWQNFSDEQELVLMGGKEVNSRAYLSRFNFSGSEQNKKVKLLSGGERNRLHLAMTLKEEGNVLLLDEPTNDLDVNTLRALEEGLENFAGCAVVISHDRWFLDRICTHILAFEGDSQVYFFEGGFSEYEENKKKRLGGDLMPKRIKYKKLVR
- a CDS encoding MarR family transcriptional regulator — protein: MGNFAKDINSKFENNRIKAMLNILYTANYISSFQNEFFKQFGLSPQQYNILRILRGAKKPIKVQTIKDRMVERAPNLTRLTDKLCDKNLIVRIPFPEDRRVVLIEITKTGLELLDKIKPTNPTHNLLDNLTEEEAGQLSDLLDKMR
- a CDS encoding NAD(P)H-dependent oxidoreductase, encoding MKKIIAFGASNSSSSINKQLATYASTLVENVETEVLDLNDFDVPTYSIDIEKQSGIPDKAQQFFDRIGASDGVIISLAEHNGAYTAAFKSLFDWMSRIDVKLFQEKPMLLMSTAPGPRGGLSVFEMAEGRFPRHDATIVAKFRLPSFNDNFKDGKISNPELNDMLKEAITIFNDSIK
- a CDS encoding agmatine deiminase family protein, whose amino-acid sequence is MYSLKQKFTLLLFLLFSVQLTIAQEDQLLPKGLSAKERSLVSHFQFKSSSSTAAPSGPVRAAAEWEEVEYLVIRWTSNYQNILRQIVEVGVTECKVIIVTQNQTLVSNYLSSNGIDLTNVSFLNAASNSIWIRDYAGNTIYSNDVGQRALVDWIYNRPRPDDDVVPSGHASMLSLPIYITDSGTNDLVNTGGNYMSDGLGNAFASELILEENELGNPYNVSAKTEIDIDNIMFNYMGIDNYIKMPTLPYDGIHHIDMHMKLLDEETLLVSKYPAGVADGPQIEANIQYVLNNFQSPFGTPYKVEWIDAPPSTSGLYPDNGGYYRTYSNSLILNKSILVPTYRPSVDGPALAKYQELMPGYNVVGIDVDNSGENLIASSGAIHCITHTIGVSEPLWIVHQPVNLVNAGTNITIDAMVKHVSGISSAKVFWREEGTTTFNETNMSLVSGDNWTANLPLAASATNIDYYISAQAVSGKVLTRPLVAPSGYWTTEVNTLSAEEWAENNISLPYPNPTRSNVTFNLNNISGEIDVTIFNSLGQRLYYNTIVSGNGVINLELNDDWQGMLHIIFEGEFGTINRKIIKI